In Desulfonatronovibrio magnus, the sequence AACCTCGGCTATGGCCAGTTCAGGATTAGCAATATGTTCCAAGACATCAAACATGATAGCGGTATCAATGCTTGCATCTGCAAAAGGCAACCAGGATGCGTCGCCCAGGATATCCGGAGCTCCATCATAGCCAAGAGCCATGGTTTTAGGATAGTCAAGCCCGATGTATGTGACTGTGTTCCGAACAATTTTTTTAATTTGACTATTACCGCAGCCAATATCCAGCAGGATGCCTTGCTGCTTTTTCTGCAATAATTCTGAAAAATCGTTAGAACTTCTGGTCATCAGCCATTGCGGATGTAAAGGTGTATTCCGGACCGGCTTTAACCAGTGTTTTAATTGCTTTACTGTAATCATCATAGACACTCAGGTTCAATGCTTAGCCAAGCGTACATCTACAAAAATCCGCCCGAATTTCTCAACAGTAATCTCCCAGTCAAATTCATGCTCTACCCTCTGTCTGGCCGCGGCCGCAATTCTACGGCACATGGTTGTATCATCCAAGGCGGTAATAACAGCCTGGGCCAGATCCTGTGGGCTTCCGGGCTGGACGAGAATGCCGGTCTGGTTATGGATAACCGTGTCATGAACAGCCGGAATATCTGAGGCAATTACCGGACATTTACAGCCCATTGCTTCCACAATCACCAATCCCAGGCCTTCCTGGTCGCCGCTTTTTGCCCTGACAAAGGGAAATACCGCCAGGGCGGCTTTTTGGTACAGTTGGGGCAGCTGATTCTGAGGAATCATGCCCAGAAATTTGACCTTATCTGACAAGTTGAGGCTGGCAGTCAATGCTTTGAGATCATTTTCCAGGGGGCCTGATCCGGCGATGGTCAGCCTGGTTTCCGGCCTGGTTGCAAGGATTTCCGCCATGGCCTTTATGAGCACTTCCACACCTTTTTTCTCCACCAGTCTGCCCACGAACACCAGTTCATGATCAGTGCGTTTGACATCAAGATCAGGCACAAATGTGTTTTTGAGATCCACCCCCATGGGAATGACTTTAACTTTATCCAGGTGTGCTCCAAGTTTCAGGGCTTCTTTTTGCAGTGCGTGGCTGACCACGGTCAGAACCTGGCATTTTTGAACAATCTTTTTCTTGAGCCAGGAAAATATCCTGCCCTGCAAGGCATACATATCCCCGCCGTGGGAAGTGCAGACAACAGGAATTTGTTTGCGGGTCAAAGCCAGGGCCATGTGGGCAGCAAGGCCCTGGGGGATTATCCAGTGGGCGTGGATTATATCGAGTTGTTCCTGGCGCAGGATTTTTATCAGGGCCAGTAATTGGCCCAGGAGGAAAAAGGGAACCAGCAGATAATTCAAAGGATTGGCCTTTAGTCTGCCCATAATCCCGCCGCTGTGGGTGGCCAGGTTTTCCTGAGGCCGAAAAAAGTATCCAAACCGCAATACCCTCATACCGGCCATGACTTCTTCATCCTTTGCGCCGGGTGAGCGCGGAGCCAGGACTGTGATATTGAATTTATTCGCCAGTCTACGGCTCAGTTCGTAAACAAACCCTGGTTCAGAATCATTATGCCACCTGGGGAAGGTGGAGCTCAGCACCAGGATTCCGGCTTTGTTGCCATCATTATTATCCATACCTGCACCATTACTGCAGGTGTTATCTGTTATCAATATAAATCAATACCCATCATCTTTACACTTCGCGTTTGACGCAATATGTAAAGATGATTTTCGTCTCTTCTTTGAGGTAAATTTTATCAATGCCACAACCCTGATTTTTGGGCTGGACTGCCCAATGTCCTCATCAAGGCCAAGGACTTCACCGTGGATAGGGCAGCCAGTGACTATATGGAAGTTTCGATTGGCATCATCTTTACACTTCGCGCTTGACGCGATGTGTAAAGATGATCGTCATTTTTTTCTGCGGCCAATGACATCAACTCCATTGCCCAGATTTTTTTAAGACTAGCACTCCATGGATCATCTTCACCGGTCGCCTAGTGCAGGCCAAGGGCCTGGACGTTCTCCTGGAAGCATTCCGGCAGATCACGGGCAAGACCGCGGCGCACCTGGTCCTGCTGGGCGAAGGCCCGCTCAGGCCGAAACTGGAATCCATGGTCTGGGACCTGGGGCTGGCCGGACGGGTGCATTTCGCCGGGTTCCAAAACAACCCCCTGCCCTGGATGCGGGAGGCTACACTGCTGGTTCTGCCTTCCCGGCACGAAGGCTTGGGCAACGTGCTTATCGAAGCCCTGGCCTGCGGCACCCAGATCGTGGCCACGGACTGTCCCAGCGGCCCGGCTGAGATTCTGGAAGGTGGCAAATACGGCCAACTCGTACCTGTGGAAGACCCCACAGCCCTGGCCCAGGCTATGCTTAGCAGTCTCAACAGCACTTTCCGCGTCGCCCCCGAAATGCTCAAGGCCCGGGCCGAGGATTTCACCGTGGAGAAGGCGGCAAAGCAGTATATGGACACCTTGCTTGGCAAAATATAACCCCCATCATCTTTACACTTCGCGCTTGACGCGATATGTAAAGATGTGGCAGTTGTTTTGGCATGAAATACAACGACAAAAGGTTCTGCGGAAATGAACAGCGGATTTTCAGGGCCAGGCACAAGATCACTGAGCCCGGGGTTATATCCCATGTCACCCAGCGTGCAGCAGGCAAAGAGCCGCTGTTTATTGATGATACTGATTATCTGACCATGCTGATGTTGCTAAAGGAAAGCGTGGAAAAGTTTGATCTGCGCTATTATGCCTTGAGTCTTATGGCTAATCACACACATATTTTGCTGGAACCCCGGGAAAAGAATCTGCCTGAAGCAATGCGCTCCATATTTTCAAGGTATGCAGCCAAATTCAATACAAAATACCAGCGAAAGGGCCATCTTTTTGGTGGACCTTACCGTCAGTCAGTATGCCTGGACAATACTTATCTGCTCACAGCTTCAATATACATCCACCTGAATCCTGTCCGCGCCGGCATAGTGGATAAGGCGGATGCATACAGATGGTCCTCGGCATCATTGTATTGTGGTGAATCCGCTGTGGAATCCTTTGTTGACCCCGGGGTTGTATTGCGCCTGGTTCATGACCAGGAACCGGAAGCTCGAAAGAATTACCGCCGAATGCTTGAGCAGGTCCACGGGCATGAGCCGGAAAACGCTCTTGAGCATGAAGGGGCTATTGAAAAATTCTGTATCCGCCTGGCTCAAATTTTTCCAGGGTTGTTTAAAAAGCTGGGCAAAAAAACCGAAAATACAGAAAAGTACCTGGGATGCAATGCATCTATGCTGGATCTGGCCCGGCTTGAACAGGTCATTGAAAATACCGACTTCAGCCGTTCCTGGTCCATGGAAAGCAGGAAGGCCAAGAAGTATATAGTGGAACAGTTATTGGCCAGGGGATTTAAGAAGACCGAGATAGCCGGGCGGTTGGGGATTTCACGCAGGTCAGTATACAATATCATTAATTCTTCATGTGATTGACAGACAAACATCTTCACACTTCGCGCTTGACGCAATATGTAAAGATAATGTTTACATTTCGCGCTTGACGCGATGTGTAAACTATTTCCAAGATCTGCAACAAAGGCCTTGGCTGCCCATGCTGGACATGAAGCGCTTCTCCCTGCCGGAACTCATCACTTCATGTTCAATGAGGCTTTCTCTGCTTCCTGGGCGATTTGGACGCCTTCGCTGAAAAGATCAACCTCCTGGCTGAAAGCCCACAGTTGTGGAAGGAAATGGGCGAATACAACCGGGCCAAGGTGGAGGGGAGGTTTACGCTGGAACGGATGGTCCGGGAATATGAGGATTTGTTTCAGGAGTTGACATGATTATATTTTATATGCAATATGCCTAACAAGGGTGGGCTTTATGCATATGAATGATAATACAAAATTAAAAACACTTGGCCCCCAGGGGGCCTATCTGGTTGGCATGCTCCATGAAAAAGGCAAGCCTGTATTTTCCAACGCTGATGTCAGGGATATCACTGGGCTGAATCCTAAATCCGCCAGGAATCTGATGGCAGCTCTTGTGAACAGAGGAGTGGCCACCCGGCTCAAGCCGGGCCTGTTCAATCTTGTTCCATACGAACTCGGTTTTGCGCGGGAATATTTGGGCAATCCTTATGTCCTGGCCCGGGAACTGGCAGGCAGGCAAAAATACTATATCTCACATGCATCGGCCATGGACATCCATCAAATGGTTACCCAGCCCCAGTTGAAAATTTTTGTTTCAGTTGCCCGTTCCATTCGGCCCCGCATGATTCTTGGAACGGAATATTATTATGTAAAGTGCAGATTGGATCAGTTTTTCGGCATTGAGAAACACTGGGCCACGAAAACAGACAGCGTGCTGGTCAGTGATCCGGAACGGACGATTGTTGACTGCCTCAAGCTGCCGCAGCATTGCGGTGGTTTGAGCGAAGCAGCCAAGGGGCTGTGGATCAAAAAACAGGAATTGGATGTGGATCGATTGATTCGGTATGCTGTTGAAGTTGACGTCGGTGCGGTAATTCGCAGGCTTGGATTTTTGCTGGAAACTTTCCAGATGGCCTCAGACTTCCAGATCTTGACCTTGAAGCAGCATCTGTCCAAATCTTATGTCCTCCTGGATCCTGTACTGCCTGACCAGGGTAGATATCTTGCCAGGTGGCGCTTGCGGCTCAATATGGAACCGGACGAGCTGCTTGCTTTGGTCAGGACCTGAACACATGATACCCCAGAGAAACATTTCGCTTTTGGCCAACCGGCTTGCTGGAAAAGGCAAAAGACGCATTCCGGAAGCTGTGTTGGAGCTTGATTATTGCCTGGCTTGGTTTCTCATCGGTTTGTCCAGGTCTTCCCTGGATGAGAATTTGATCTTTAAGGGCGGTACAGCGCTCAAGCGTTGTTACTTCCATGATTACCGGTTCTCTGAAGACCTTGATTTTACCCTGGCTCGGGACATGTCCTTTGCGGATATCCTGTCCGGCCTTGAAGAGGTTTACAAGCAGGTCAGGCAGGAAAGCGGGATTATGTTTGCATTTCACGCCGAGGACCGAAACAGGCATCACAACAGTCATACGTTTTACCTTGGCTATGAAGGTCCGCTCCCGGCAACAACCCGCAAAACAGTCAAGGTGGATATAACTATCAAGGAAAAGTTAGCTTTTCCTGTAGAAAAACGCCGTGTTTTAAGAGGGTATGAGGAATATGCAGATATCCCGGGAGGAAGCTTGATCAGCGTATATTCCCTGGACGAGATTTGTGTTGAGAAATTTCTGGCCCTTACCGACAAGGCCCGGAATGAACCGCGCGATTTGTATGATTTCTGGCATCTTGTGTCCAATAATCATGTTGACTTGAACATGCTTTGGCCTGAAGTAAATGCCAAACTCGATTTCAGGCACAGGACCGCTGATGGTTTAGCTGCTGCTTATGACCGCAAAGAAGCACGTTTGAAAAAGTTGTGGGATAATCGACTGGGCTCGCAAATGGCGGAATTACCTCAGTTTGATGATGTTTTTCGGATTGTCAGAAGGGCTGTCAAAGGTGCTGGCTGGTTTGGTTAGGCCAGAGTGGCAGGGGCGCCGTGTATATTGAAAAAGACTACTGGGCAACAACACGCACATCTTCATAAATCCTCTTAAATCTCTCTACTGTAATCTCCCAGTCAAATTCATGCTCCACCTTGTGCCTGGCCATGGGCGCAATTTTCCTGCACAAGGATTTGTCATCCAGAGCGGTAATAACAGCCTGGGCCAGGTCCTGTGGACTTCCGGGCTGGACGAGAATGCCGGTCTGGTTATGAATAACAGTGTCATGAACAGCAGGGATATTTGACGCAATTACCGGACATCCGCAGCCCATGGCTTCCACAATTACCAATCCCAGGCCTTCCTGGTCGCCGCTTTTTGCCCTGACAAAGGGAAACACTGCCAGGGCGGCGCGCTGGTAGAGCCGGGGTAGTTGATTCTGGGGGACCATGCCCAGAAAACTGACCTTATCTGACAGGTTGAGTCTGGCGGTCAATGCTTTGAGATCATTTTCCAGGGGGCCTGATCCGGCAATGGTCAGACTTGTTTCCGGCCTGGATGCAAGGATTTCCGGCATGGCCTTTATGAGCACTTCCACACCCTTTTTCTCCACCAGCCTGCCCACAAACAGCAGTTCATGATCACTTCTTTTGAGATCAAGATCAGGCACAAAAGTGTTCTTGAGATCAACCCCCATGGGGATGACTTTGACTTTATCAGGGTATACTCCAAGCTTCAGAGTTTCTTTTTGCAGGGCCTGGCTGACCACGGTCAGAACCTGGCATTTTTGAACAATCTTTTTCTTGAGCCAGGAAAATATCCTGCCCTGCAAGGCATACATATCCCCGCCGTGNNNNNNNNNNNNNNNNNNNNNNNNNNNNNNNNNNNNNNNNNNNNNNNNNNNNNNNNNNNNNNNNNNNNNNNNNNNNNNNNNNNNNNNNNNNNNNNNNNNNNNNNNNNNNNNNNNNNNNNNNNNNNNNNNNNNNNNNNNNNNNNNNNNNNNNNNNNNNNNNNNNNNNNNNNNNNNNNNNNNNNNNNNNNNNNNNNNNNNNNNNNNNNNNNNNNNNNNNNNNNNNNNNNNNNNNNNNNNNNNNNNNNNNNNNNNNNNNNNNNNNNNNNNNNNNNNNNNNNNNNNNNNNNNNNNNNNNNNNNNNNNNNNNNNNNNNNNNNNNNNNNNNNNNNNNNNNNNNNNNNNNNNNNNNNNNNNNNNNNNNNNNNNNNNNNNNNNNNNNNNNNNNNNNNNNNNNNNNNNNNNNNNNNNNNNNNNNNNNNNNNNNNNNNNNNNNNNNNNNNNNNNNNNNNNNNNNNNNNNNNNNNNNNNNNNNNNNNNNNNNNNNNNNNNNNNNNNNNNNNNNNNNNNNNNNNNNNNNNNNNNNNNNNNNNNNNNNNNNNNNNNNNNNNNNNNNNNNNNNNNNNNNNNNNNNNNNNNNNNNNNNNNNNNNNNNNNNNNNNNNNNNNNNNNNNNNNNNNNNNNNNNNNNNNNNNNNNNNNNNNNNNNNNNNNNNNNNNNNNNNNNNNNNNNNNNNNNNNNNNNNNNNNNNNNNNNNNNNNNNNNNNNNNNNNNNNNNNNNNNNNNNNNNNNNNNNNNNNNNNNNNNNNNNNNNNNNNNNNNNNNNNNNNNNNNNNNNNNNNNNNNNNNNNNNNNNNNNNNNNNNNNNNNNNNNNNNNNNNNNNNNNNNNNNNNNNNNNNNNNNNNNNNNNNNNNNNNNNNNNNNNNNNNNNNNNNNNNNNNNNNNNNNNNNNNNNNNNNNNNNNNNNNNNNNNNNNNNNNNNNNNNNNNNNNNNNNNNNNNNNNNNNNNNNNNNNNNNNNNNNNNNNNNNNNNNNNNNNNNNNNNNNNNNNNNNNNNNNNNNNNNNNNNNNNNNNNNNNNNNNNNNNNNNNNNNNNNNNNNNNNNNNNNNNNNNNNNNNNNNNNNNNNNNNNNNNNNNNNNNNNNNNNNNNNNNNNNNNNNNNNNNNNNNNNNNNNNNNNNNNNNNNNNNNNNNNNNNNNNNNNNNNNNNNNNNNNNNNNNNNNNNNNNNNNNNNNNNNNNNNNNNNNNNNNNNNNNNNNNNNNNNNNNNNNNNNNNNNNNNNNNNNNNNNNNNNNNNNNNNNNNNNNNNNNNNNNNNNNNNNNNNNNNNNNNNNNNNNNNNNNNNNNNNNNNNNNNNNNNNNNNNNNNNNNNNNNNNNNNNNNNNNNNNNNNNNNNNNNNNNNNNNNNNNNNNNNNNNNNNNNNNNNNNNNNNNNNNNNNNNNNNNNNNNNNNNNNNNNNNNNNNNNNNNNNNNNNNNNNNNNNNNNNNNNNNNNNNNNNNNNNNNNNNNNNNNNNNNNNNNNNNNNNNNNNNNNNNNNNNNNNNNNNNNNNNNNNNNNNNNNNNNNNNNNNNNNNNNNNNNNNNNNNNNNNNNNNNNNNNNNNNNNNNNNNNNNNNNNNNNNNNNNNNNNNNNNNNNNNNNNNNNNNNNNNNNNNNNNNNNNNNNNNNNNNNNNNNNNNNNNNNNNNNNNNNNNNNNNNNNNNNNNNNNNNNNNNNNNNNNNNNNNNNNNNNNNNNNNNNNNNNNNNNNNNNNNNNNNNNNNNNNNNNNNNNNNNNNNNNNNNNNNNNNNNNNNNNNNNNNNNNNNNNNNNNNNNNNNNNNNNNNNNNNNNNNNNNNNNNNNNNNNNNNNNNNNNNNNNNNNNNNNNNNNNNNNNNNNNNNNNNNNNNNNNNNNNNNNNNNNNNNNNNNNNNNNNNNNNNNNNNNNNNNNNNNNNNNNNNNNNNNNNNNNNNNNNNNNNNNNNNNNNNNNNNNNNNNNNNNNNNNNNNNNNNNNNNNNNNNNNNNNNNNNNNNNNNNNNNNNNNNNNNNNNNNNNNNNNNNNNNNNNNNNNNNNNNNNNNNNNNNNNNNNNNNNNNNNNNNNNNNNNNNNNNNNNNNNNNNNNNNNNNNNNNNNNNNNNNNNNNNNNNNNNNNNNNNNNNNNNNNNNNNNNNNNNNNNNNNNNNNNNNNNNNNNNNNNNNNNNNNNNNNNNNNNNNNNNNNNNNNNNNNNNNNNNNNNNNNNNNNNNNNNGTCAGTCAGTATGCCTGGACAATACTTATCTGCTCACAGCTTCAATATACATCCACCTGAATCCTGTCCGCGCCGGCATAGTGGATAAGGCGGATTCATACAGATGGTCCTCGGCATCATTGTATTGTGGTGAGTCCGCTGTAGAATCCTTTGTTGACCCGAGGATTGTATTGCGCCTGGTTCATGACCAGGAACCGGAAGCCCGAAAGAATTACTGCCGGATGCTTGAGCAGGCCCACGGGCATGAGCCGGAAAACGCACTTGAGCATGAAGGGGCTATTGAAAAATTCTGTATCCGCCTGTCTCAAATTTTTCCAGGGTTGTTTAAAAAGCTGGGCAAAAAGACTGAAAATAAAGAAACGTACCTGGGATGCAATGCATCTATGCTGGATCTGACCCGGCTTGAACAGGTCATTGCAAATACCGACTTCAGCCGTTCCTGGTCATTGGAAAGCAGGAAGGCCAAAAAGTATATAGTGGAACAGTTACTGGCCAGGGGATTTAAGAAGACCGAGATAGCAGGGCGCCTGGGTATTTCACGCATGTCAGTATACAACATTCTCAATTCACATTGTGATTAACAGACAGACATCTTTACACCTCGCGCTTGACCCGATGTGTAAAGATGATGTTTACATTTTGCGTTTGATGCGATGTGTAAACTATTTCCAAGATCTGCAACAAAGGCCTTGGCTGCCCATGCTGGACACGAAGCGCTCCTCCCTGCCGGTACTCATCGACCACGGCAAAGGCGGCTTTCTCTACTTCCTGGGCGATGTGGACGCAGTGACAGTAAGTTAAGATTTTTTCCTAACTGCACGTGTAATTTAAAAAATTGACTTTTTTTTAAATTGACCATACTGATTGTGCATGAAACGTGATCGTACAGGAACATACTTTTCCACAGCAGCAGGCGGAGAAAAGGTCTGCGCCTTTATTCCAGACCCGCTTCCGCCGGTTCCTCCTTTGTCCATGGATGGCGAGACCATCAGTCTTCTGGCGGACGCAGCCCTGGCTCTGGGACGTTTGAGCAGCCTGCGTCTTGCCCCGGATTACAATCTCTTCCTGTACCAGTATGTGCGTAAGGAAGCGGTCCTTTCCTCAAAAATCGAAGGGACCCAATCCACCCTGGTCGACCTTTTGGCCCATGAGGATGACGATATTCCCGGAGTCCCTCTGGATGACGTGCTGGAGGTCAGCAATTATGTCCAGGCTATGGAGTACGGGAAGAAAAGGTTGCTGGAAGACCGGTTTCCTGTATCATCCCGGCTTATCAAGGAAATCCATGCTGTTTTGTTGACCGGAGGACGCGGCAGCGACAAGACGCCGGGTGAGTTTAAGCGTACTCAGAACTGGATTGGGGGGACACGCCCCGGCAACGCCTCATTCGTCCCGACTCCGCCGCACGAAACCCAGAGATGCATGGGGGAGCTGGACAAGTTCATTAACGACCGGGGCCATGGATTGCACATCCTGGTTACAGCCGGATTGGCCCATGTACAATTTGAGACCATCCATCCTTTTCTAGACGGCAACGGGCGAATCGGCCGGATGCTGGTACCGCTTCTGCTCATGCAGGAGGGTATTCTTGATGAACCCTGTCTTTATCTCAGCCTGTATTTGAAGAGGTTTCGAGAGGAATACTACGCCCGCCTGCAGGCAGTGCGCATGCAGGGCGACTGGGAAGGCTGGATAAAGTTTTTTCTCCAAGGCGTGATTGCCTCGGCCCGTGATGCTGTGTCTGCGGCAGAACGGATCATGGCGATTTATCATGAAGATCGCGGCCATATCCTTGACCAGGGAAAATCAACAAAGGCGGTCATGCGCGTGCATGAATGCATTCTCCAGCGCCAGGCGGCCAATCCCAAAAAAATTGCCGCACTTTCCGGATTGTCCCAGCCCTCGGTCATGACAGCCCTGCGCGTGCTGGAATCATTGGCTATTGTGAAGGAATCAACCGGGCGTCAGAGAAACACCCGTTATCATTATATTCGAACCTGCAAAATCCTGAATGATGAAATCGGGATGTTTTAATGATTACTAAATAGTTCTAAATATTTACCAGCCGTAATATCCCGGTCAAACTTCTCCAGAACTTTTAACATGGCTGTTTTGGCCATATTCGAACGCTGATCCGGATGATCAAGTATTCCAGCTACTGCCCGAGCCAGGACCTCCGGATCTCCCAGTCGGACCAGAATGCCGGTCTGGTTATGGATAACCGTGTCATGAACAGCCGGAATATCTGAGGCAATTACCGGACATTTACAGCCCATTGCTTCCACAATCACCAATCCCAGGCCTTCCTGGTCGCCGCTTTTTGCCCTGATAAACGGAAATACCGCCAGGGCGGCTTTTTGGTACAGCCGGGGCAGCTGATTCTGAGAAATCATGCCCAGAAATCTAACCTTATCTGACAAATTGAGCCTGGCAGTCAATGCTTTGAGATCATTTTGCAGAGGACCGGATCCGGCAATAGTCAGCCTGGTTTCCGGCCTGGATGCAAGGATTTCCGGCATGGCTTTTATGAGCACTTCCACGCCTTTTTTCTCTACCAGCCTGCCCACAAAAAGCAGTTCATGATCACTTGGCCTGACATCAGGATCAGGCACAAATGTGTTTTTGAGATCCACCCCCATGGGGATGACTTTTACTTTATCCGGTCTTGCTCCAAGTTTCAGGGCTTCCTGCTGCAAGGCCCGGCTGACCACGTCAGAACCTGGCATTTTTGAACAATCTTTTTCTTGAGCCGGGAAAATATCCTGCCCTGCAGGGCATACATATCTCCGCCGTGGGAAGTGCAGACAACAGGCATGTTTTTGCGGGTCAAAGCCAGGGCCATGTGGGCAGCAAGGCCCTGGGGGATGATCCAGTGGGCGAGGATTATATCGAATTGTTCCTGGCGCAGGATTTTTATCAGAGCCAGTAACTGGCCCAGGAGGAAAAAGGGAACCAGCAGATAATTCAAAGGATTGGCCTTTAGTCTGCCCATAATCCCGCCGCTGTGAGTGGCCAGATTCTCAAGAGGCCGAAAAAAGTATCCAAACCGTTTTACCCTCATCCCGGCCATGACTTCTTCATCCTTTGCCCCGGGAGAGCGCGGGGCCAGGAGCGTGATGTTGAATCTATCAGCCAGTCTGCGGGACAATTCAAACACAAATCCAGGTTCAGTATCATTATGCCACCTGGGAAAGGTGGAGGTCAGGACCAGGACTTTGATTTTACTGCCGGCATTATTGTCCATACCTGCACCAATACTGCAGGTGCTTTCAGTTATCAATAAAAATCAAAAGGCATCATATGTCACTGACCGCCCTAATGGAGCCACTTGATGTTCACCCTAATGGAGCCAGTTGATGATCACCTAATGCGTCCACCTGATGATCGCCTTAATGGAGCCATCCTGTGACCGCCCTAATGGGGCCAGTTGATGATCGCCCTAATGGGGCCACTTGGTGGTCTTCATAGTCCACGTCCATTTGTAAGTTTCGGACTTCCTTCCAATCATGTATCTCTTGGCTGATTCAAAAATGCCAAGGAGGTACATGTTTCAGTTAAAAAAGTCGACGTAGCTGGCCAGTTATTATGAAGAATGCATGTAGTCCCAAGCTTTTTATGCCACAATCACAACGGTAATATGCGCAAACAGGAAATTAATCTTCAGCAGCCCTGTCTACCAGTTCTGTAAAATCGCTTAAGGACTCAGTTCTGATGATTTTTCGGGCCAAAATACGAAGGTTATCGATGGACTGGATGGATCTAATTTTGACAGATAGCGTCCCCGGAAGTGGACCGTAAAGCTCCGAGGCCTGGTCAATTAAGGTTTCTTGGGCGTTTTTAAGTTCACCTTTCTGTTCCCCAATAATAAGTCCTCTACCTTCACCTTCTCTAAGCCATTGATCAGCTAAAGTTTCCATTATCTTTTCACCTCCCTCTGGAATGAGATCCAGAGCTTTTTTGTAGTCTTCCTTGTATAGATAGCCAGAGCTCTTAATCAGATATCTAAAGAAAATATCAATGTACTCCAGAGCAGTTCTCTGCTCCATAGATTCCAAAAGGCCCCGAACAAGACGAGTCGGCAAACCCTTGATATTCGGGTCGTTCTGCATCTTGATTATTTCAACATAGAACTTGAGCAGAATCTTTTCCCGTACTTTTTCCTCATCAATACCATGAACATTGAAAAAGGCAAAGGAAAAGTCTGGGATATAGACCTTGAAGGCCTCCGAAGGCATTTCCACCAGGTCATGGAAGGAAGAGCACATATTTCGGTCATCCTCCTGGCCCTGATAAATGACTATGGGAATAATCAACTCAAAGAACCTGTCCCCACTTTCTCATACGTGAGAGTTTGAACTTTTTGCAGCGACGCAGCAATTGAGAGATTTTCAACAGCCTGCCAGGCTTTCAGTGCAGGCCAGGGAACTCTTTTCCGATGAACAGAACGCGATTTTTGTCAGTGCGGCCAGCGCTTGGGAAATCGCCACTAAACAACGAATCGGCAAATTGGAACAACTGCCCGGGGTTGTTGACAGGTTTTCCGAACTTGTGGCAGCTGATGGCTTTATTCATCTCCCCGTGACCTATGTTTATTTCTTGCGAGCTGGTTCCTGAACTCTGTTATCAATATAAATCAAAAGGCATCATCTTTACACTTTGCGCTTGACGCGATGTGTAAAGATGTTACTGCCAGAGCTGGGGATCGGTGCCTGGGAGGACATAGTTTTCGGAACAGGCTATGATATTGTCAATATTTACAAATCTCAGGGAAATATAAACGTCAACGTCGTAGCGATGGTACTGTCCTATGGCGTAAGTTCCCACCACAAACCCCTGAACATCGTGTCTGGCACCAATTTCCTGAAGATTTCTGGATAGGATGAATTCGCCCTGATCTTCACTGACAAAGATTTGACTTTGACTCATTTTTACTTCTCGAACCTTGAGACCGTGCTGGGCCAGGCGGCCTGCAATGATCTCCGAAGACATACGTCCAAGAGTTGAAGACTTGCCCATGTGATCGATATCCACG encodes:
- a CDS encoding glycosyltransferase, producing MDNNAGSKIKVLVLTSTFPRWHNDTEPGFVFELSRRLADRFNITLLAPRSPGAKDEEVMAGMRVKRFGYFFRPLENLATHSGGIMGRLKANPLNYLLVPFFLLGQLLALIKILRQEQFDIILAHWIIPQGLAAHMALALTRKNMPVVCTSHGGDMYALQGRIFSRLKKKIVQKCQVLTWSAGPCSRKP
- a CDS encoding PIN domain nuclease — protein: MRDFQQPARLSVQARELFSDEQNAIFVSAASAWEIATKQRIGKLEQLPGVVDRFSELVAADGFIHLPVTYVYFLRAGS
- a CDS encoding FlgO family outer membrane protein: MQKNNYMFCLLFMSVLLASGCNTSGTSQSQTGTGFNDRPDNEFTLVHEQAVDRLLGNCRFVIDEDKPFIVTSLVDIDHMGKSSTLGRMSSEIIAGRLAQHGLKVREVKMSQSQIFVSEDQGEFILSRNLQEIGARHDVQGFVVGTYAIGQYHRYDVDVYISLRFVNIDNIIACSENYVLPGTDPQLWQ